In Leishmania major strain Friedlin complete genome, chromosome 34, the following proteins share a genomic window:
- a CDS encoding putative 60S ribosomal protein L13a yields the protein MAFPSRKDACRAQRKSAKKHRPEIIVIDLKDHVLGRAAAVVAKQLLLGKKITVVRCEQLNIAGTEIRNKIKYLQYLRKRKLTNPTKGPFHHRAPSDVFVRTVRSMLPRYTKRGMKALNSLVAYEGIPPNVVRTGGRVVIPRAQRHVCYRSERPYTVLGNMCKHVGWKYSDVVANLEKARVEKASRHHEKQAKLRDAWKSARKEALAKMPKHNVEVLKKFGYA from the coding sequence ATGGCCTTCCCAAGCCGCAAGGATGcgtgccgcgcgcagcgcaagaGCGCCAAGAAGCACCGCCCCGAGATCATTGTGATCGACCTGAAGGATCACGTGCTTGgtcgcgcggcggctgtggttgccaagcagctgctcctggGTAAGAAGATCACCGTGGTGCGCTGCGAGCAGCTCAACATTGCCGGTACGGAGATCCGCAACAAGATCAAGTACCTGCAGTACCTGCGCAAGCGGAAGCTGACGAACCCCACAAAGGGTCCCTTCCACCACCGTGCCCCGTCCGACGTGTTTGTCCGCACTGTGCGCAGCATGCTGCCCCGGTACACGAAGCGCGGCATGAAGGCGCTTAACTCGCTGGTGGCCTACGAGGGAATTCCGCCCAACGTGGTGCGCACGGGCGGGCGCGTGGTGATCCCGCGCGCCCAGCGCCATGTGTGCTACCGCTCGGAGCGCCCTTACACAGTGCTCGGCAACATGTGCAAGCACGTGGGCTGGAAGTAcagcgacgtcgtcgccAATCTCGAGAAGGCTCGCGTGGAGAAGGCGTCCCGCCACCACGAAAAGCAGGCGAAGCTTCGCGACGCGTGGAAGTCGGCCCGCAAGGAGGCGCTCGCCAAGATGCCCAAGCACAAcgtggaggtgctgaagaAGTTCGGCTACGCGTAA